The Fusobacterium russii ATCC 25533 DNA window ATAATAGATATAAGAAATTTCTGTTTTGATAAGCATAAACAGGCTGATGATATGCCTTTTGGTGGTGGAGCAGGTATGGTTATGAAAATTGAGCCAATATTTAGAGCTCTGGAAACTGTTGGAGGTAAGGTAATATACACTTCACCTCAAGGCAGAAAGTTAAATCAGGAGCTGGTAAAAGACTTGCTTTTGAATGAAGAGTTGACTATAATAGCCGGACATTATGAAGGAATAGATGAAAGAGTTATAGAAAATAAAGTTGATATGGAGATTTCCATTGGAGATTTTGTTTTAACAGGTGGAGAATTGGCAGCAATGGTTATATCAGATGCTGTTATTAGACTGATTCCTGATGTAATAAAAAAAGACTCCTATGAGAATGATTCGTTTTTTAATTCTTTGCTTGACTATCCACATTATACAAGGCCGGCTGAATATAAGGGATTAAAAGTTCCGGAAGTTTTATTGTCAGGAAATCATAAAAAAATAGAGGAATGGCGATTAAAAGAGAGTTTAAAAAGAACATATCTCAGAAGAAAAGATTTATTAGAAAAGAGAGAATTCACAAAATTGGAAAAAAAATTACTTAAAGAAATAGAGCTGGAATTAGCAGAAGGAAAAGAAGATGAGAAATAAAGTGTATTTAAGCTTAGTACATTATCCTGTTTACAATAGAAACAGGGATATAGTTTGTACTTCGGTTACAA harbors:
- the trmD gene encoding tRNA (guanosine(37)-N1)-methyltransferase TrmD — its product is MKINILTLFPKMFEGFINESIIARAIKSNLVEINIIDIRNFCFDKHKQADDMPFGGGAGMVMKIEPIFRALETVGGKVIYTSPQGRKLNQELVKDLLLNEELTIIAGHYEGIDERVIENKVDMEISIGDFVLTGGELAAMVISDAVIRLIPDVIKKDSYENDSFFNSLLDYPHYTRPAEYKGLKVPEVLLSGNHKKIEEWRLKESLKRTYLRRKDLLEKREFTKLEKKLLKEIELELAEGKEDEK